TGTATTCTTACCCCTCCCCTTGTGGGAGAGGTAAGAATACAAAATCATTTATTCTAACTTCCCCCCTCGCGCCAATTCAATTATCATCTGCTTAAGAACACGACAAAAAGGTAAAACCTGTATGCGTCACCCCATTGACTGGACCCATCCTGATTATTTGAACCCGGAAAAGCTAGATGAAGAAGTGCGTCGGGTCTTTGACATATGTCATGGATGCCGCCGTTGCTTTAATTTATGTGATACCTTCCCCCGATTGTTTGATCTCGTGGACGAGTCCCCAACGGGTGAGCTTGATTCCGTTAAAAGCGAAGACTTTGCCCCCGTTGTTGAGGCGTGCACCTTGTGTGACTTGTGCTTTGCGTCGAAATGTCCCTACATTCCTCCTCATGAGTTCAACCTCGATTTTCCTCACCTGATGTTGCGGTATCGGGCGCTCGAATTATCCCAAGGTAAAGTCCCTTTTACGAAAAAAGTGATGGCAAAAACGGATCAGACCGGCGCGATTGGTACGATTGTGTCACCGCTAGCCAACTGGGCCACAAAAGAGGGAAATGCCCTTACGCGTCCTTTGATGGAAAAGACCCTTGGTATTCATCGAGATGCCGCGTTGCCCAAGTTTCAATCTTCTACTCTTGTTCGTCAAACAAAGGACCCGTTGCCCCTCAATACGAGCGCTGCGGCTTATGGGCGCAAAGTCGCGATTTACGCAACGTGTTATGGTAATTATAATGATCCGAAAATTGGCCTTGCTACCCGAAAAGTCCTTGCCCATAACGGGGTTGAAACACAAGTTGTCTATCCAGGGTGTTGTGGCATGCCTCTTCTTGAACAAGGGAATCTAGAAGCGGTCGCAAAGGCCGCCCGTAACGTTGCCAAAGAGATGCGCCCCTGGATTGATCAGGGGTATGAGGTGATTGCCCTTGTTCCTTCATGTGCGCTGATGTTGAAATCAGAATGGCCATTGATTGTGCCGGATGATGAGAATGTGCAAGTGTTAAGCAAAGCAACCCGAGATATTAGTGAATATATGGTTGCTCTTTCGAAAGAACCTGGATTGGAACCCGGTCTTAAACCGTTGACAGAAGGGGTCACGGTTCATATTGCGTGCCATGCTCGGGCTCAAAATATCGGTCAAAAGGCCACGGATTTGCTGCGGTTGATTCCGGATATCGATCTCCAAGTGATTGAGCGATGTTCGGGTCATGGCGGTGCGTGGGGGGTGATGGCTGAGAACTTTGACATAGCCCTTAAAGTGGGTAAACCTGTGGCGCAAAGTGCCCTTAAATCGGAAAATCGACTTGTGCTATCGGAATGTCCTCTCGCGGCTACCCATATTCGCCAGGGGATGGAGAAGTTGGATGAAAGGGCTGTTGTAGAAGAAGCCCACCCGATAGA
This window of the Alphaproteobacteria bacterium genome carries:
- a CDS encoding glycerol-3-phosphate dehydrogenase produces the protein MRHPIDWTHPDYLNPEKLDEEVRRVFDICHGCRRCFNLCDTFPRLFDLVDESPTGELDSVKSEDFAPVVEACTLCDLCFASKCPYIPPHEFNLDFPHLMLRYRALELSQGKVPFTKKVMAKTDQTGAIGTIVSPLANWATKEGNALTRPLMEKTLGIHRDAALPKFQSSTLVRQTKDPLPLNTSAAAYGRKVAIYATCYGNYNDPKIGLATRKVLAHNGVETQVVYPGCCGMPLLEQGNLEAVAKAARNVAKEMRPWIDQGYEVIALVPSCALMLKSEWPLIVPDDENVQVLSKATRDISEYMVALSKEPGLEPGLKPLTEGVTVHIACHARAQNIGQKATDLLRLIPDIDLQVIERCSGHGGAWGVMAENFDIALKVGKPVAQSALKSENRLVLSECPLAATHIRQGMEKLDERAVVEEAHPIEIFARAYGL